One genomic window of Diospyros lotus cultivar Yz01 chromosome 8, ASM1463336v1, whole genome shotgun sequence includes the following:
- the LOC127808250 gene encoding probable carboxylesterase Os04g0669500, giving the protein MARSFIVWLHGLGDSGPANEPIRTLFTSPQFANTRWSFPSAPNQPVTCNRGVVMPSWFDLHEIPVTADSPNDENGVLKAVQNVHKMIDKEIAAGTSPSNIFICGFSQGGALTLASVLLYPKTLGGGAVFSGWVPFSSSIIEQIPPDAKRTPILWSHGMADRTVLIEAGQAAPPFLERVGVNFEFKAYPGIGHAISKEELHYLESWIKARLGSSS; this is encoded by the exons atggctcgaagcttcatagTATGGCTTCACGGGTTGGGAGATTCAGGACCCGCCAACGAGCCCATCAGGACCCTCTTCACTTCTCCCCAGTTCGCAAACACCCGCTGGTCTTTCCCTTCTGCTCCTAACCAACCCGTTACCTGCAATC GTGGTGTCGTGATGCCTTCGTGGTTTGATCTCCACGAAATACCAGTGACAGCT GATTCTCCAAATGACGAAAATGGTGTTCTCAAAGCGGTTCAGAACGTGCATAAAATGATAGACAAGGAGATAGCTGCCGGCACAAGTCCAagcaatatatttatatgtggaTTTAGTCAGggag GAGCTTTGACCTTGGCAAGTGTTTTGCTATACCCCAAAACTCTAGGAGGAGGTGCAGTTTTTAGTGGATGGGTTCCTTTTAGTTCATCTATTATCGAACAAATTCCACCAGATGCAAAGAGG ACGCCCATCTTGTGGTCTCATGGCATGGCTGACAGAACCGTACTGATTGAAGCCGGGCAAGCTGCACCACCTTTCCTTGAACGAGTTGGTGTTAACTTTGAGTTTAAG GCTTATCCGGGCATCGGCCATGCAATAAGCAAAGAGGAGCTGCATTACTTGGAATCATGGATCAAGGCTCGATTAGGGAGTTCTtcctga